GTGTTCCTATTCTATGTGGTGGTTCTGTAATATTTGGTATATGAGTGGTTATTACCTTCGGAAGCACCACAACTGTTGCATGAGATTGTATTCATACAATATGTGAACCCGAGAAATTTGTTTTAACCCATGGTTATCTCAGCCTTTTTTTCATGTTGTGCTTTTTATGCTCATTGTGACTATTAtgaaatgaaattttttgaGTAAATATCTAATTTCTATGGTTTATTTCCGTCTCTTCTGTTCATTGTAGGCCAGCCAGGCTTATAGAGATCATGAGAAAGCGTTTCACCTTCCTTGGTGGGACCATCTTTGAGGGTTGTGGTGTGTCAAACATATTCGTTTATGAGGATACAGCTGTAAGAATACCTACCATGACAAGCCATAGACAACCTAAATGCGATTAGGTTTTTGAGCTTAAACCTATCTGATACAATTTGTTGAGATGAATGAATTCCACTGTCGTGCCCTCATTAAATGAGTCTGCACAAGCGGGATCATATACATAATAGGcttcgtctgtaactattttgTGTCTATTTTTGCCTTAGCGAAGTTGCTAAAAAACATATTGTATCTTTATATAAATCAATGTGCACTGTCTTATAATCTGATTGGGATGGGTATTACATCTACACGATAACCAACTAGTCGAAAATTTAGATGCTAAAACTTGGGATGAGAAATTAAGAATCACAAAAATATGTGTTACTCCTAAGGCTCAGGGTAAATATTAATCTCTGTACCTATGCAGATATATTAAGACATCGGATTTTATAATATGTTTCAAGAAAGAAATATGGCCTTTGGTGAATGAACAGTGTAAAAACTAATGATATTGAAAATAAGCCATTGCAATGCTTCAGGGTTCTTTCATTTGCATTATTTCTCTTCTTTCCTTGTTAGGTATTGAAACTATCGGATGGAAAGATTTTGGCATCACGCCTCATTATTGATGCTATGGGAAACTTTTCCCCAGTTGTCAAGCAAGTTGAGTATTCAACTTAAAACTATTGACATCATGGCTTAATTCttacttttaattaaaaattatttcttatAGATAATTTGTCCTCAAAAAAGTTTTATGACAACTGCTTCTCGTGCTTTGAAGCTTTGACAGATAAGGAATGGAAGGCAACCAGACGGTGTGTGCCTTGTTGTCGGCTCTTGTTGTCATGGTTTTAAAGAGAATTATACAAGTGATGTGATATTTAGTAGTGCTTCAGTGAATACGGTTGGCCAGTCAGAAGTACATTACTTCTGGGAGGTGTTACAAGTCCCGTTGCTCGTCGTTTACTGCACCAACAGTTTAGTTTCTTGTGATAATTTAGTTGGATTCTTTTTCAGGCATTTCCAGCTGGATCGGGTCCACTTGAGCGAACAACATACATGTTTACGTACCTTTTTCCCGAACCAGGGTGCCCCAAGTTGGAAGAGTTACTTGAAGATTATTGGGAATTGATGCCCAAGTATCAGGTAGCATTCTAGGCTGGGAACGATCAGGTCCTCTGaccaaaataaatatcattttttggtttacaattatattattaaaatctTACAGGGTGTGTCTCTCGAGGATCTGGAGGTTTTGAGAGTTATATATGGCATTTTTCCTACATACCGCGACAGGTAAACATTGTTGATGTCCGTAAACTAAAGTAATTTACTTGCATCTGTAGTAGCTCTGGTATCTCAACTGACCTATTGCAGATCTGATGTGTAATTATAGTCCGTTGGATATTTAGCTTACTTGCTCTgactttcattttattttttattttttctgtaAATGGCTTTGGACTGACTCTACTACAGTCCATTACCAGCAGCTTTTGATCGTGTTTTACAGGTGTTGTACCTTGCGTCTTTTCAAAGCCTCGATATATTATGCTCTATTCATGTTCAATGAAAGACACTATGTGTATGATATCTGCAGTTTGGGGATGCTAGTGGTGTACAATCTCCTGTATCTTTTGGTGGTTTCGGGAGCTTGACCAGACATCTTGGAAGATTAACAGATGGTATAAAATGTTTTACGATACATGCAGAAAACTTTCGGCACGTGTcattttatttgtcaaaatttgaatttgttttCCTATATATATCTTGATAAATAAAACTTTCAATGAAGGAAACAAATGTTTGCAGTTGTACTAACAATTTTCCTCTCATGAGATTTAAGGCATATATGAAGCAGTTAGCAACGATTTTCTGGACGCCCGGAGTTTATCTCTGCTGAACCCTTACATGGTCAGATTTTGTTTCTTCCTACAATCCTACAGTGTATATACCACTCTTGTGTTGATTAAATTTAGCATATATGCAGCCTAATTTATGCTCAGCCTGGTTGTTTCAAAGAGCCATGTCAGCCAAAAAGCAGTCCAATGTCTCACCCAATTTCATAAACGAACTTTTATTTGCCAATTTTCAGAGTATGCAGGTAGCTATTAACCAAATTTTCGCTCTTGCTCATAGCTGCATTTCCTTGATCGGTTATTTGTTCTTCcaaactcttttttttttccttcagaAACTAGGGGATCCAGTGCTTCGCCCATTTCTTCAGGTTATTAAATCATCTTTCATTTCTTATGTTACTTGAATGCAAGTCTTCTCACTCCCTTTTCCTTAGCTTATTTCCCCCATATTTTGCCTTGATGTCTTTTGATGCAGGATGTCATACAATTTGGTCCTCTTGTTAAGACGTTAGGCCTGGTAATGTTGACCAGACCTCTTATCATACCGTCTATATTCAAGAAGGTAGAGCAAACATAATGGCTTCTTGTATACCTGATACAGTCTCGAAATTTCAAACGACTCTTTTCTGATATGAAGGTTGGTATTCTGGTGCTGTTCGACTGGTCCGGGCATTTTGTGATGTTGGGactttatacatttctttcctcCTTTATTGACCCTTTGCTAAGGTAATCATGTTCTTCCTTTGACTTGTTGAGCCACGAAGCAAAAACTGTTTCTTAAATGCTGCAACTGAGTTAAATATAACTCGTGTCAGGCACTTGTTGGACTCATTTCCAGTTAAGACAAAATATGAATGGAAGCAGAGGCTCGAGGCATGGAAGTATGGATCTGGTTTGGACTATAAATGGAGCGATTCTAGCGAACATGATAGATGAAGATGACACTGGTAAAAACTCCTTATCCAACTTTAGTTTGCCGTGAAATAATCAACGCAGAATCATAATTCGTCCAATACGGTTTTAGGAAGCAAAAGAAGCCAGGATATAGCTATAATGTTTTCTTTTGAGCTTTGGATGTAATTGGGAAGCCAGAAAAGTGAAATAatcgagtttttttttttttttttgcttaaaTTGTTTTAACTAGGAATTACTTATCCTTGCCGGAAATGATGCAAAACTTGTTTCATTTGCACAGGACGTGGATTTGAGaaaaagatttgattcaagGACTTCAAATGATTCCACGCTGTCGAGTTAATTAAATATGTAAAAGGACGGATTTCAAATCTTTGTATTTCAAGACTGCTCAAACAAGTACGATGGAATAAACCGTGAATTTGAAATCCTTCCATCCGAATGCATGTTAAGCTTCGGGGTGATTTCAGGTGGTTCTATGCACATGCAGAAATCCCATACCATCAATTTGATAGTGCTATTACATTCGGTATCGCAAGCATTTAGAGTTGCCTCTATTAGATTTGCATCAAATTAGAATTCAATAAGTTTCAATTTTCGAATATACTTTCGAGTAATGAATCTTTGTTCGAGCGTGGGAGGCTGCTTTAAACGTTATCAAAATGAAATGAGTTAGAATTTGTTTGATACATTCCAAAAATTAAGTTCTAATTAAATGAATCAAGTTTCATTGTAATGTTACCATCAAGTTTCATTGTAATGTCACCGAATGGtagtggatttttttttttagaaaataatgtTGTTGTATCGTTTTCTCATGTCCAATAACGTAGCCGAAATCCCTTGAAGAaaaggggtggccgaattttTTGTTAGAGATGGGACAGGAGTTTTTTGTTTGATGGCTAAGCAACTTGTTATGTCTGACTCAAAACTCCATGCTTGAATATTTTAAGTGCATACTAATACAGTTAGGATCATAACCAGTTGTATACTATAATTACTTGTTAAATTTTGGTTAAGATACTCCACTCATAATAACGGTAAAACTTGTGATCGTGGTTTTATAAAATTTCGATAGATGATAAAAAAATCATCGATGCGACAAGTATAACTTTCTCATTAGTATGATGTAAAGTCAAACTTTTTAAATAGTTAATGAAAGTCAATTTGGTTCAAGTCAACTTCGCTGAAGTCAACTAGTGAAGATCAATATAGTCAAAGTAAACTAGTCAATTTTGAAACATTTTCCCCATACAGTTGTATTGTTCTCACTATTGTAACATTTGTACTAGctctcaaaatatttaaatatgaaaTCCGCTCATAAACTTTTTTATAAACCAAAGCGTTTGATTACATCAAACTCCAataatcatattcaattctttgaatttgactatctcaacggaaaCAAGAAACTGGTATTTATGTGACTATCAATAGTTTAGAgatacaactagtcgtgggtTTACAACTCATAGTGATTCAGGACAACATGTATGTAACGATCATGGGctattaggctgaaccaacaaaggcctcggcccatacgcacgcaccactactggtcatgggtcgttaggatggtccagcatgggAGTCGTCCCATGCCCATGCACcgccactcatagaatatctcactCCAGGAAAGTGATTTCTTTCGTCTTCCCCAACACTTGAACTCAGGACCTCCACTATCCCAACTGGTACCAACACTTAGGAATCTAGGTACTTAAGCCTGGAGGTCCTGGGTTCAAATGTTGGGGAAGGCGAAAGAAATAATTTCCAGGagtgagatattctatgagtggcAGTGCATGGGCATGGGACGACTcccatgctggaccatcctaacgacccatgaccagtagtggtgcGTGGGTATGGGCCGAGACCTTTGTTGGTTCATCCTAATagcccatgatcgttacaatGTATCTCTTATACGAACTTACCCTAATTACATCATTTTGCTTATCGATCATAAGAAtgataaaattcatttctgCTTATACCCATTGAATCATTGTAAGAGGGTCTAGTAACATCTCCTCATGATTCTCTATGAATCACCGATTGTGTTTGGAATACCAATTAATTATGATTAGCATACAATACAGTTCATTCATCtaatatatctcgatcgaatgtGCAGTTATTGGctcatcgagagttgcatatgaattcgattgTGATATATATTTGAGTATGCATAGTGACATCGCATGTACCACTAGAGAACCGCTTTCTACTAAAACATATCTTACATTCTGGCAAGAGATTACATCAACTATTATCTTATCATAATCACTTGGAAAATTTTTAGGGATGGTTGTTCAGTGAACTCAGAGCACACATCTGTATGTTTAAACATCTTTAACTATGAACGTGGtattcaacatcacagatgttagCCTTGAGCTCTAGAGACTTTTATCCTTTCTTTTAGGCCGAAGAATCAATTAAGAACTTGTTTATGATATATAATATCTTAAATATGTGTTTCATGATTGTCATCATATGTACAATCTTATATTTATTCTACTATTATATATTCAATGTATTTATTTATACAGCTTGAATATGTATAAAAGTAAAGAAAATGTGAGAATACATATAAAACAAgaattatgataaaaataaagattgtCATATTACACATGAGTTACTAAATCATCAAGCTATAAGTTGATTTGTTTGACATCTGTTATAACAAatgttttatatattattttaaaaaaaatcaaataaataattgaaatattttgGGAAAGATTACATGCAAATTGCTAGTTGAGTAAAATTTTCACTCTTAAAATATCAACATTGATGGAATATATGGATACTTTAACATGCTTATTAAGCAGCCACTTTTTAGAATAagattcattaatttttttattgaatgtgtttttataaataaatataaatataaatgttaaataaaaataatgaatatTACTGTGAGGTACTAATtgatgatgatattatttttattatattaacatgaaattattaattattacaatttttatgctttcatattttttagaatttgaaagtttattcgTTTAATTCTTAAATTTATGATAGTTCTatcattttatttgttatttgACTTAAAATACTTAAACTTATAGTCAACATTGAAGACACGTTTTTATGTTTAAGAGTGTACTActatttcaaatatcatttgaaaatgtCAGCAATACAATTGAAGCATTCCCTACAGAatataaaatcaataattaaataataatttagtaGGTAATATGTAAGGTCCAAGAAATTTAATTTGCGTAACCTGATtgattgcatgcaatctatgattttatttaaagatgtgtttaaatatttttatgcattttatgcataattattgcatgataggataCATTTCgcgattattttaaaagttcacgcattagggtttttaaaggcatttcgcgctcgacggaggaacggagaccaatgaaatatcagaaaattttttttattacatgtttaatttttattaattaatatgaggtgttttaagtgtatttttcaagaaatgggttTTGTTGGATAATTTTATCCGTCggagcatatttttaatcggtacacaaattttaacgACTCGGAGGacttttgagggctcgggcgatattttcaaaaacttaccaaaaTGAAATAATTTTCGGGTGTGCGTTTGGGCTTGATGGGCTTATTTTTAAACTTAGTGGGCTCGAAacctttaaacttttaaaatacaattaagggcccattatcttgtaattaactatttaaatatTACCCTAAGCTACCCTAAACCTAACACTACCCCATTAGTCGTCCTCCCCTCTCAAACAACATCCATTCACGTGAGAATTGCAGCAGCAGGTTTCGGTTCCTTCTTTCTTCCTCAAGCAAGTTCTTCCCCGCTCCTCCGGCGCCTCCCCGACGCATTcttcttcaaattttcgagCATAATTCaccaaggcacgccatgtaccATTATTTTTTCATTATTCACGCCATATACCAGCTGTTGTGTGTGCCTTAGTTGAAGGATTCAGTTCttgcatgatttaattgttgTGCACGATTTACATGAAGGTTATGCAATTATATGATTGTAAACTCACGATTTCATGCTTTGTTGCAAGGGGACTGCTGAGTTGTGATGCAAAGGACATGTTTAGGTCAAGGGGTATGCAGTTAATAGGCTGGAGTTGAGGTGTGTGTGATGTACGCTAGAAACCGTGAGGTGTAGGAATGTGTTTGGTTTGGTTTTGGGGAGATTGAGTGAAAGGAGTGGAGCCGGCGGTGCAAGGGCTGATCCAAAGCCTAGACCAGACCATGATGGGTCTGAGACATGGCTGAGGAGGGCTTGAACGCTGCTGGAGCAACCCCTGAAGCCGATCGATCGTGGTCTAGGAGGGTGGACTGTGCAGGTTGGGGTTCTCTTGGGGATTAGCAATCGAGGGCGAATTGCGGAATGCATGTGAGTGTAGCCGTGGGTTCAGCAGGTCCAGAGGGAGCCTAGGGTGGTCTAAGTGAGGTAGGTTAGGGGCTGGCCCCGTTGGGTGAAGGCTAGGATCGAAAATACGGAAAGTTTACGCACAAAAACGCACAAAGAAATCACGAgagtaaaaaaaattgcaaGGGTAAATGAGAACAAGCAAGAGTAATTACCAAATCAAATAGTAAAATTGATTCAAACTCGTGTTACGACGATTTCAAAATAATATCCAGTGAAACCCACGTCGATTATAACTCACTGACACAAgtatacacataaattcaaaatcTAGGTAATCAAGGTTTTTATCAACTGTCATAGGTCAACACTGATATGTCACTGCACATGATGAATTTACGAAACAAAAATCAATATGCATGTCCTAAATATGCCTCCAATATGATGAATTATCAAAATGTCAGGCAGTATATAAACTGTGTTGTGTCAGAacttggtgttggcaacacctcctGGCAACACCACTGAGTTTTATTCAAActtccataaaattttattttgattcagaaatggtagctcccacattagaagaacggtcttcaatggaatcccctaggtagctttttccattactatttttacttagaagtggtagctcccacactagaagaacagtcttcaatggactcctctaggtagctttttccattttcttctaaacaattttttttatttacctcTTTTCTGTTTTTCTCCTTATGCGCACATTTTCCAAGTCACTTTTTCACATTAGACAAGATCACGATTTCCATGAATATCCTCAACTACTTGATGCCTTGGATTGAGCATAATTTATTCCTCAACATTTGATTGGAAGTATGAACACTCAGAGAGTACCTTTCAGAAATTGCCTTCACTGTTCAGACATTACACAAATAAATAAGAtggttatgattatgcagtatgcCTAACATCCTAAAAATAGACATGCAAAAATGGTGTTGTCaccggtgttggcaacaccaatgacaacatgtgtgtgtgattaTTGTACGCACATGCTGAGAGACTTCCGAAGATTGGAAAATCTTTCAAATTCCAAAGGTTTCGTGAATATATCAGCCAGTTGATTCTCGGTCCTAACAAATTCCAGTCGAATTATGCCtttttcaaccaaatctcgaataaagtgtcgtcttatgtctatgtgttttgttcgagagtgttgaaTAGGATTCTTAGAAATGTCTACAACACTTGAGTTATCACAATATACCATCATGTAATTGCTTAAAttgcaatccaagaaagaaagttagttctcctaccatgctcatttcgaattgtgATGACATGCAATCCACAGAGTTATTCACAAGCATTTGAGATGAAGCACTGAAAATAATATCATCTACATACACGTGActgatcaaaatatcatatttcaGTTTTTGAATGAAAGGAGTTTTGTCAACgtcacctcgtttgaagcccAAGTTTATCAAATTGTTAGATAACCTACCGTACCATGCCCGTGGAgcctgtttcagtccatacaagGCCTTCTTCAATTTGTAGACATGGTCCACGTGGTGAGGATCTTCAAATCCCTTAGGTTGACTGACATAGGCTTCCTCATTCAAAATgccattattattattcttgggtTCAATTTGAGACACAAAACACAAGTGACTTACCTGAGAAAACGTGGAGCTCATGCAGATTAAACCAACCATTTTGCGATAGTCCaccttttctttgttttttgtttGCACACCATCATGTAATTCACCAATTATTTGTGATGATGGATGATTCTTCTGAATCTTGTTGGGAATTTCTCTTTCACAATTGATCATCACATCATCATTATCATCGTTATCATTATCCACAATTTCTGTTTGGTTCAGAGGCGGTGTTGTGCTTGGTGTTGCTTCACTGGTCTCAACACCAGACTCAACACTGTTTCTGGTCAGTGCCTCACTTATATCCAGCAATTCTTCTACATCAGCCTCCGGTGTTTTAACTGTCAGATCTGCAAGATCATCAAACACAACGTTAATTGATTCCATTGTAGTCCTAGTTCTCAGATTAAATACATGGTAAGCACGACCATTAGTAGAGTATCCAAGAAAAAGACATTTAACACTTTTTGAATCAAATTTAGCTAGATGATCTCTATCATTCAGCACATAACATACACATCCAAAAATATGGAAATATTTAAGGTTTGGTCTTCTTCCCATGATAATCTCATATGAAGTCATTGTAGAACCACTCCTTAAATAAACGCGGTTGGAAATGTGACATGCCGTATTTAAAGCTTCGGCCCAAAAACATTTTGACACATTCTTAGAACTAAGCATGACCCGAGCCATTTCTTGGAGGAttcgatttttcctttcagCTATGCCGAttttttgaggggtcttcggaGATGAATATTCATGAGTGATACCTTTCTTATGGCACAAAGAAATAAAATGAGAATTTTCGAACTCCTCACCATGATCGGTTCTTATTTTAACCACCCTCATAGCATACAGATTTGTTATCCTAGCATGCAACTTTTTAAAAGCATCAAATGTATCAgatttttctctaagaaaaCTTACCCAAGTAAAATGTGAAAAATTAGCGACACAAACAAACGAATATTTCTTACcacctgtggggacccgggctctaactcaattcttttcgggattaattggatctttattcaaaatgtgggtcaaattttcgctttttaacattaattcaaatgtaaatactaagcataatatctttccttatttaattacaacacatataatatacatgtcatgttttacaacaaacacatcactagtgtttaatacaaaccataaactacgagtagtccAAATCTAgcacaacatcactagtgatcttctgcgcccgtagtcaccacgctatcttgatctcatctctgacgtgacccagatcctgccccacctgttgttatgcacacatacagacataacaacagccggaaactccggtgagaacaaatcctagtataaaacatgtatacatgctgatacgaaatcataaatcatgcatgaaagcaataacaatggctccatagtctatgaaaccgatctatctaaacatgcaattcaaatcaaatcatgtcttgactcgaatcgactctactctagggatcccggtgtgaataagacgtcaatggctgtcacctaccctcccaatcggggtgactgtacgtcttattcctagacttcggtcatatctgtatcaaatgtctacaatcggattgaatctggtccgaagcgtcgataccaccgaacatctagtttggcaagtctgccaatgactctcctatctcaaaggcttgaatataaatctataaataaggcatcatcatatcaagagatttgaatataaatctataaaaaaatcaaattcatatcacaagataaacaacaattctagtatgtgatttggttgggaaactcaaattaaatctcatttgagttgtgtcttccccaaacaaaacatgcattatacctttcgtcgcacaatgtctgtcgatgtcgaagtcttgatgacgaatctgtcactatcaaatctgaaatggaaatgtttatacatattctatcaatccctaatctcaatcaacacatatccaatccaatacttgatctcggtaccctttgacggcataacgacgtaatttctcaataccggtcaatccaactctcgggtatatcaacaattcataagtctcaactcataatcatcatcataagcatataatagtactcaaaatttgcataacttaactctaaacatgctggaaaatagttacaatatcatacaacgtccgttcttcgatccggttgcgtttctacgatgtcaataatctcaagaacatataatttcAATCATATCCATCTTTCCTCAACTTTTACATTTCAGaacatgttgaaatttaaagatacttacatcgtcttgtagcccttgaagagaggagctcaaaaccgaaatcggattaaagtttggatgtatgaatctctcaaaatcacaatttaagagCATAAGAAAAGTGAAGCTTTTTCTCTGGAGTCGTTCGGTTCTTGCTGATGAATTGAGGAAGAATGAAACAActcaatatatatattgcatggccAAGAACACATGGCTCATCCTTTGGAGTACACGTCTCGCTCATATGCGTGACattacccgcgcatatgcgcgagacctactggtctcggccaaggcaaattcaacacctcgcgcatatgcgcgcttcatcttgcgcatatgcgccaaaggttctggaggtaacgcgcatatgcgcgccttatctcgcgcatgtgcgccgatactTCTGTACTttttgcgcatgtgcgccggtctagtggcgcatatgcgccgagttcaTCTCATATCTATAATTTGCATCTACTTTCTcgtctcttccggtccgatacaaGGCGTCTACAACtatcttaattatcaacaacacaaatctgattatgataatcaaattctcgggtcTTACACCACCCATGCTTTCAACTCCCATCGGACCCGTTAGATCCAAATGCAAGAGTTCAAGGCaccgtgttgtcccaaagtgttgcaacaccggGTGCGCAACACGGGTTTGTTTACTTTTCTGGCATGGACCACAAGCATACACAGCacctaaatttaaattttgcatACCTCTCACAGCATCAAACTTACGCAGATTCTTCAAGGTATTGATACTCACGTGTCCCAGTTTTTGATGCTATAGGTCTAAATCACTCACCTTGGCACTTAGGCAACCATCACCTTCTCCCAATTGATAGCGATTGTCAGCAGAACGAGTaccttgaaagggatcgattttaggtgcccgaatgcacAACGGAAGGtacaaaattttcggtttttgcaagagaaaaatcgagcaccttagtagtagtgtgtaacatatactaaacacctttgtcatacatagggtgttaaaaaattatacctatcaatcacaaggattgatgtaatggctccaaccaagttgtaaacaacttggctcttcaaggcaagacaaatctacaagctctccttgtccttccttcaaaatcaagcccaccaccaactaggtagatcccctcatattttgcactagaaaataggaggatttatctttgagaagtatatgaattcctcaacaattgaagaacaaaaatggagagaaaaatgaggagaaATACTCTTGAGATTTTCGGCCAACTAGTGTGTGTGGGAGGGAAGAGAATACTTTTCTTGGGTGTTGAAAAAATAGAGACAAcattttgcatgccatgcaatattttaataaaaagtaatccccaactcttcacctacCTAGCATGCTttttgagtgggcttgtaacatttacaaagcccatggacttttatttaaatgtcccaaacatatttgagtccatttaaagtttacttgattttactcaagtccaaaaatttaataattatttctaattgggttctacaaggcccaatgttatttaattaattcaacacttgaattaatttaattatttggactctactaggcccactagtgtttaattaattcaacacttgaattaatttaatttagtccataataatgtttatgaaaatcacaattttcaaatacattatttatttggccaacttttaatttaggaacacattcataaattaaaagttacatttctctcatagaagtcatacttctattttttctcaagcttataaactcctttataagccgttcaacacattgaactatttttacttctcaacgggatctagaaagctagtacttgtgtggccctcaatggttcattgatacaactagccgtgtgttcacatctccatgtgattcggactaaacatgtccttatatgagcataccccaattgcttcattcttacttatcaactccttgataacaagaatgtcagaactcaagtctgatagtacccaaccaatcatgttaaacgcctagcagcatcgcttacatgattccctaggtatcaaatgatagtg
This window of the Primulina tabacum isolate GXHZ01 chromosome 12, ASM2559414v2, whole genome shotgun sequence genome carries:
- the LOC142520631 gene encoding uncharacterized protein LOC142520631 isoform X4 translates to MIYVSASTLHVFCRQIGRKREMEMNKYGISFFRHYSFAARPQLLPSKKLISLQAQASAPSRTQRIMESIPVNGEVGGAGGAYSYNALKRMDNLWSSICSASPVVQEPRQVVTNAPTLFRDSEMAEKCTDMFDIIVCGGTLGIFVATALSSRGLQVAIVEKAALQGREQEWNISRKELLELVKVGILTEDDIDHVTTASFNPMWIRREGPARLIEIMRKRFTFLGGTIFEGCGVSNIFVYEDTAVLKLSDGKILASRLIIDAMGNFSPVVKQIRNGRQPDGVCLVVGSCCHGFKENYTSDVIFSSASVNTVGQSEVHYFWEAFPAGSGPLERTTYMFTYLFPEPGCPKLEELLEDYWELMPKYQGVSLEDLEVLRVIYGIFPTYRDSPLPAAFDRVLQFGDASGVQSPVSFGGFGSLTRHLGRLTDGIYEAVSNDFLDARSLSLLNPYMPNLCSAWLFQRAMSAKKQSNVSPNFINELLFANFQSMQKLGDPVLRPFLQDVIQFGPLVKTLGLVMLTRPLIIPSIFKKVGILVLFDWSGHFVMLGLYTFLSSFIDPLLRHLLDSFPVKTKYEWKQRLEAWKYGSGLDYKWSDSSEHDR
- the LOC142520631 gene encoding uncharacterized protein LOC142520631 isoform X1, with amino-acid sequence MIYVSASTLHVFCRQIGRKREMEMNKYGISFFRHYSFAARPQLLPSKKLISLQAQASAPSRTQRIMESIPVNGEVGGAGGAYSYNALKRMDNLWSSICSASPVVQEPRQVVTNAPTLFRDSEMAEKCTDMFDIIVCGGTLGIFVATALSSRGLQVAIVEKAALQGREQEWNISRKELLELVKVGILTEDDIDHVTTASFNPVWSQICGFEGKGEIWVNDILNLGVSPARLIEIMRKRFTFLGGTIFEGCGVSNIFVYEDTAVLKLSDGKILASRLIIDAMGNFSPVVKQIRNGRQPDGVCLVVGSCCHGFKENYTSDVIFSSASVNTVGQSEVHYFWEAFPAGSGPLERTTYMFTYLFPEPGCPKLEELLEDYWELMPKYQGVSLEDLEVLRVIYGIFPTYRDSPLPAAFDRVLQFGDASGVQSPVSFGGFGSLTRHLGRLTDGIYEAVSNDFLDARSLSLLNPYMPNLCSAWLFQRAMSAKKQSNVSPNFINELLFANFQSMQKLGDPVLRPFLQDVIQFGPLVKTLGLVMLTRPLIIPSIFKKVGILVLFDWSGHFVMLGLYTFLSSFIDPLLRHLLDSFPVKTKYEWKQRLEAWKYGSGLDYKWSDSSEHDR
- the LOC142520631 gene encoding uncharacterized protein LOC142520631 isoform X3, with product MIYVSASTLHVFCRQIGRKREMEMNKYGISFFRHYSFAARPQLLPSKKLISLQAQASAPSRTQRIMESIPVNGEVGGAGGAYSYNALKRMDNLWSSICSASPVVQEPRQVVTNAPTLFRDSEMAEKCTDMFDIIVCGGTLGIFVATALSSRGLQVAIVEKAALQGREQEWNISRKELLELVKVGILTEDDIDHVTTASFNPVWSQMLAREQMWIRREGPARLIEIMRKRFTFLGGTIFEGCGVSNIFVYEDTAVLKLSDGKILASRLIIDAMGNFSPVVKQIRNGRQPDGVCLVVGSCCHGFKENYTSDVIFSSASVNTVGQSEVHYFWEAFPAGSGPLERTTYMFTYLFPEPGCPKLEELLEDYWELMPKYQGVSLEDLEVLRVIYGIFPTYRDSPLPAAFDRVLQFGDASGVQSPVSFGGFGSLTRHLGRLTDGIYEAVSNDFLDARSLSLLNPYMPNLCSAWLFQRAMSAKKQSNVSPNFINELLFANFQSMQKLGDPVLRPFLQDVIQFGPLVKTLGLVMLTRPLIIPSIFKKVGILVLFDWSGHFVMLGLYTFLSSFIDPLLRHLLDSFPVKTKYEWKQRLEAWKYGSGLDYKWSDSSEHDR